In Sander lucioperca isolate FBNREF2018 chromosome 12, SLUC_FBN_1.2, whole genome shotgun sequence, one DNA window encodes the following:
- the gpr182 gene encoding G-protein coupled receptor 182: MRDGRVETPGCVTAQIALHIGAGRSDLVSAGFTQKNSEASGGTCPLHLHNTLHQYQKTMSTHEHNHSLDYFNGTPWFVYECTLDLDSVRDYRRMALFLVYLFIFIVGLLENALVIWVNWRRRHSANGVLFCIINVSLSDLMVIVILPFFMMEVTMDKVWLWGRFLCKVTNLVYVVNFYSSSFFLAFMTLERYLSLTRPSFPAFFPVLGRRRWVLCGGLWALSLFLALMENVHVDLLEWDEPGCYMLPEHNYTEWFVSVTFLCLIFQFVGPTAVIVTCNVLIARAVQTAPDVQGRRDVWLVHVYSLVFVICWLPYHLVMFLMIIDDLEPFLLSCNTVEALYFSFSVVQSLTLFHCIANPILYNFLSKSFRSNLINTVVTYIPREGTVEQVGTGTQPHAPNGGGGDPGKQRKLSNASTSQSDVGS, encoded by the exons atgagaGATGGGAGGGTAGAAACTCCTGGCTGCGTGACTGCTCAGATAGCCCTCCACATCGGAGCTGGAAGGAGTGATCTGGTGTCTGCAGGCTTTACGCAGAAAAACAGCGAGGCCTCAGGAGGGACCTGCCCTCTTCATCTCCACAACACTCTTCATCAATACCAAA AGACCATGAGCACTCACGAGCACAACCACTCGCTGGACTACTTCAATGGCACCCCGTGGTTCGTCTACGAGTGCACCCTGGACCTGGACTCTGTGAGAGACTACCGGCGCATGGCCCTCTTCCTCGTTTACCTTTTCATCTTCATCGTGGGCCTGCTGGAGAACGCGCTGGTCATCTGGGTCAACTGGCGCCGGCGCCACTCGGCCAACGGGGTTCTCTTCTGCATCATCAACGTTAGCCTGTCGGACCTCATGGTGATTGTGATCCTGCCCTTCTTCATGATGGAGGTAACCATGGACAAGGTCTGGCTGTGGGGGCGCTTCCTCTGCAAGGTCACCAACCTCGTCTACGTGGTCAACTTCTACAGCAGCTCCTTCTTCTTGGCCTTCATGACCCTGGAGCGCTATCTGTCCCTGACCCGGCCCTCGTTTCCCGCCTTCTTCCCTGTGCTGGGCCGGCGCCGCTGGGTGCTCTGCGGAGGCCTGTGGGCGCTCTCCTTGTTCCTGGCTCTGATGGAGAACGTCCATGTGGATCTTCTAGAGTGGGACGAGCCGGGTTGCTACATGCTGCCCGAGCACAACTACACCGAATGGTTTGTCTCGGTGACTTTCCTTTGCCTGATCTTCCAGTTTGTCGGCCCCACTGCCGTCATCGTCACCTGTAACGTACTGATCGCTCGGGCGGTTCAGACGGCACCGGACGTGCAGGGCCGGCGGGACGTGTGGCTGGTGCACGTGTACTCGCTGGTATTCGTCATATGCTGGCTGCCCTACCACCTGGTCATGTTCCTGATGATCATAGACGACCTGGAACCCTTCCTCCTCAGCTGCAACACAGTGGAAGCCCTCTACTTCTCATTCAGCGTGGTGCAGAGTCTCACTCTGTTCCACTGCATCGCCAACCCCATCCTCTACAACTTCCTCAGCAAGAGCTTCCGCAGCAACCTGATCAACACCGTGGTGACGTACATTCCCAGAGAGGGAACTGTGGAGCAGGTAGGAACAGGGACCCAGCCCCACGCTCCCAATGGAGGCGGGGGAGACCCGGGGAAGCAACGCAAGTTAAGTAACGCCAGCACCAGCCAGTCTGATGTtggatcataa
- the LOC116059433 gene encoding zinc finger and BTB domain-containing protein 39, with product MRIRLQGPGHAASLLTELNRCRQSRQYCDVVLQVGNRTFAAHRAVLACAGTYFRNLFARAPASPTAAFSLEFISPANFEKVLTFVYTGDILTDLIDVGVLYELAERLGVSELVRACHATFPDLQASESANCKAGSPEDRSLDSSMVAAAAAAVSTVAAAGAASASSVCSSAASCSSLSSSAAPTPAAAPSPVFQARTASAGCKAHAGALSLELKAEDMQSHIGYGQMAADQPLPGGPIDGVLPPGPVLQLKIEQGLEEEEAEGSREDRDTDGRVVSESTGSSLPQSIDAAPPDSCSFADSSAPLGDQACDLASSSEEPGGGLQVGSVEGGVVDVRRDGRLMFGEVEEGENEEEREALRRNGATEGAEEEEQWRQLAGEIIELSDDETFMDEGDEEDDEDDLVYVENGEGGNSSSQVTGNMLSCKACAVPLPADSAAIRRHAETHLTELGHCRVCGASFPDRPAAVAHSLSHVGVQLFTCDMCHLQFCSQNKLLRHHRQTASTYTIPQVALTNSSQGLELQCAVCTKTLSKDFQTVKDHLLSHVCPQSLSCGVCHLPQLSLCSLLWHALAHLSLPIFTCPHCARCFVERSMLDRHMIAHAEEAAAKERERSALRAYRVRADGGATTGAEELHCFLCPQTFRSTSAFQYHLSLHTSESLAGVGGAGGQGWLGKRKAESLECPLSTSSQREVGGLVKMSNLGMGLGMSFGMPDKFYQGSMHSVPSGATSNGSSGQDGGVGAAGIREKWYRCRYCGKRFAHSGEFTYHLRIHTGEKPYQCKVCQRFFRGRSTMICHLKTHAGALMYRCTVCGLFFSTLKLVSSHMELHKDHLPPDFNIEQTFMYNDHSKEPLPAVDT from the exons ATGAGGATCCGGCTGCAGGGTCCCGGCCACGCTGCCAGCCTTCTCACTGAGCTCAACCGCTGCCGGCAATCACGCCAGTACTGTGATGTGGTCCTGCAAGTTGGCAACCGCACCTTCGCAGCCCACCGTGCAGTGCTGGCCTGCGCCGGGACGTACTTCCGTAACCTGTTCGCACGGGCTCCAGCCTCGCCCACCGCCGCCTTCTCTTTGGAGTTTATCTCCCCGGCCAACTTCGAGAAGGTGCTGACGTTCGTCTACACGGGGGACATCTTGACCGACCTCATAGATGTCGGGGTGCTGTATGAGCTGGCTGAGAGGCTGGGCGTTAGTGAACTGGTGAGGGCCTGTCATGCTACCTTCCCCGACCTGCAGGCTTCTGAGTCTGCAAACTGTAAAGCCGGTAGTCCTGAAGACCGCTCCCTGGACTCTAGCATGGtcgctgctgccgctgctgctgtGTCCACAGTGGCTGCCGCTGGTGCAGCTTCTGCATCGTCTGTGTGTTCTTCTGCCGCCTCCTGCTCGTCTCTGTCTTCATCTGCTGCCCCGACCCCTGCTGCCGCTCCCTCGCCCGTCTTCCAAGCCAGAACGGCTAGCGCCGGTTGCAAAGCTCACGCCGGGGCTCTGTCTCTGGAGCTGAAGGCAGAAGACATGCAGTCTCATATCGGCTACGGGCAGATGGCTGCAGATCAACCACTACCAGGAGGTCCGATTGATGGCGTGCTGCCTCCGGGGCCTGTGCTCCAGCTGAAGATTGAGCAGggcctggaggaggaggaggcagagggcaGCCGTgaggacagagacacagacggaCGAGTGGTTTCTGAGAGCACAGGAAGCTCTCTGCCTCAGAGCATCGACGCCGCACCGCCCGACTCCTGCTCCTTCGCCGACTCCTCAGCTCCACTCGGAGATCAGGCCTGCGACTTGGCATCGTCCTCGGAGGAGCCTGGAGGCGGCCTGCAGGTGGGATCAGTGGAGGGCGGCGTGGTGGACGTCCGGAGGGACGGCAGGCTGATGTTcggagaggtggaggagggtgAGAacgaggaggagagggaggctcTGAGAAGGAATGGAGCCACGGAGggagctgaggaggaggagcagtggAGACAGCTGGCAGGGGAGATCATCGAGCTGAGCGACGATGAGACCTTCATGGACGAGGGAGACGAGGAGGACGATGAAGACGATCTTGTGTATGTGGAGAATGGAGAGGGGGGGAACTCAAGCAGCCAG GTGACGGGGAACATGCTGTCGTGTAAAGCCTGCGCAGTGCCTCTCCCAGCGGACTCCGCCGCCATCAGGAGACACGCTGAGACCCACCTGACGGAGCTGGGGCACTGCAGAGTGTGTGGGGCCTCGTTCCCGGACCGCCCCGCCGCTGTCGCCCACTCCCTCTCCCATGTGGGGGTGCAGCTCTTCACCTGCGACATGTGTCACTTGCAGTTCTGCAGCCAAAACAAACTGCTGCGCCACCACCGCCAGACAGCCTCCACTTACACCATACCACAGGTGGCGCTGACCAACAGCAGCCAGGGACTGGAGCTGCAGTGTGCAGTGTGCACCAAGACCCTCAGCAAGGACTTCCAG ACGGTCAAAGACCACCTGCTGAGCCACGTGTGTCCCCAGAGCCTGAGCTGTGGCGTGTGCCACCTCCCCCAGCTCTCCTTGTGCTCCCTGCTGTGGCACGCCCTCGCCCACCTATCGCTGCCCATCTTCACCTGCCCACACTGCGCCCGCTGCTTCGTGGAACGCTCCATGCTGGACAGACATATGATCGCCCACGCCGAGGAGGCGGCAGCTAAGGAGAGGGAGCGCTCGGCGCTGAGGGCGTACAGAGTCCGGGCGGACGGAGGCGCAACGACAGGAGCGGAGGAGTTGCATTGCTTCCTGTGCCCACAGACTTTCCGCTCCACCTCGGCCTTTCAGTACCACCTCAGCCTGCACACTAGCGAGTCCCTGGCGGGGGTTGGAGGCGCCGGGGGCCAGGGCTGGCTGGGCAAACGTAAAGCCGAGTCTCTGGAGTGCCCTCTGTCCACATCGTCTCAACGGGAGGTCGGCGGCCTCGTTAAAATGAGCAACCTGGGCATGGGGCTGGGAATGAGTTTCGGCATGCCGGATAAGTTTTATCAAGGGTCAATGCACAGCGTGCCCTCTGGGGCGACGAGCAACGGGAGTTCAGGGCAGGACGGGGGAGTCGGGGCGGCGGGCATCCGCGAGAAATGGTACCGGTGTCGCTACTGCGGCAAACGCTTCGCCCACTCGGGGGAGTTCACCTACCACCTCCGCATTCACACCGGCGAGAAACCCTACCAGTGCAAGGTCTGCCAGCGCTTCTTCAGAGGCCGCTCCACCATGATCTGCCACCTGAAGACGCACGCCGGCGCCCTCATGTACCGCTGCACGGTCTGCGGCCTTTTCTTCTCCACGCTGAAGCTGGTGTCGTCACACATGGAGCTCCACAAGGACCACCTGCCCCCGGACTTCAACATCGAGCAGACCTTCATGTACAACGATCACTCTAAAGAACCGCTGCCCGCCGTGGACACCTGA